The proteins below come from a single uncultured Dethiosulfovibrio sp. genomic window:
- a CDS encoding 2-dehydropantoate 2-reductase, with protein sequence MRITVVGCGAIGTLLACKLASAGHSVQVFQRPGATLDRIRSVGVALGDGETASWPVKAEDDPLRLERSDIAIVTVKAFSTDEIAPVLPELLLPDGAVLTVQNGLGNGEKLSRVLGGVNVAVGSCTYGAYRDDKGEVHLGGLGEIIFGPVERGRYWHPLEDVLNRSGLSARAVDDPAPVLWGKLVVNAAINPVAALIRRENGGVLSSEGLADLCRSLAMEACSVARSVGIPMDSQVMWDRVRAVVRSTSKNSCSMLQDVLAGRPTEIEAISGEILRLGGIDGISLPATETVYRLVVGLESKVV encoded by the coding sequence GTGAGGATAACCGTGGTGGGCTGTGGCGCCATAGGTACCCTTTTAGCCTGCAAGCTCGCCTCGGCGGGGCACTCGGTTCAGGTGTTCCAGAGGCCTGGGGCAACCCTGGACCGGATCAGGTCCGTAGGGGTCGCCCTAGGTGACGGCGAAACGGCCTCATGGCCTGTTAAAGCGGAGGACGATCCGTTAAGGCTTGAGAGGTCAGATATTGCCATAGTCACGGTGAAGGCCTTCTCCACCGACGAGATAGCCCCGGTCCTGCCGGAGCTGCTCCTTCCCGATGGAGCCGTCCTGACGGTGCAAAACGGTCTTGGAAACGGCGAGAAGCTGTCACGTGTCCTGGGAGGGGTAAACGTAGCGGTGGGGTCCTGCACTTACGGGGCCTATCGTGACGACAAAGGGGAGGTTCACTTAGGAGGTCTGGGGGAGATAATCTTTGGTCCGGTGGAGCGGGGGAGGTACTGGCATCCTCTTGAGGATGTCCTGAACCGGTCGGGGCTCTCCGCCAGGGCGGTGGACGACCCTGCTCCCGTCCTGTGGGGTAAGCTGGTCGTAAACGCCGCTATCAACCCCGTCGCAGCCCTTATACGGAGGGAAAACGGCGGAGTCCTCTCCTCCGAGGGGCTCGCCGACCTGTGCCGATCCCTCGCCATGGAGGCCTGTTCCGTCGCCCGCTCCGTCGGAATCCCTATGGACTCCCAGGTCATGTGGGACAGGGTCAGGGCGGTGGTTCGATCCACGTCGAAAAACAGCTGTTCCATGCTCCAGGACGTCCTCGCCGGGAGGCCCACGGAGATAGAGGCTATAAGCGGCGAGATCCTGAGGTTAGGTGGAATAGATGGAATAT
- the panB gene encoding 3-methyl-2-oxobutanoate hydroxymethyltransferase translates to MRKVTIPQLMEMKASGRPISMITAYSSWQAAMVQESGAEVILVGDSLGMVEKGFSSTVPVTMDTMIDACSAVARGVSSPFLVGDMPFMSYEVDRAQAVANAGRFIKEAGMDGVKLEGGVERADTVKAIVDAGIAVVGHIGLTPQSATLLGGFRVQGKDLAGAEKLLADGRALQDAGACSIVLECVPAPLAEILTKDLSIPTVGIGAGSGCDGQVLVFHDILGLYGDFRPKFVKRYLDGGKVLTEALASYVSDVRERSFPEEGHSFDMDLSVLEELNRR, encoded by the coding sequence ATGAGAAAGGTAACCATCCCTCAACTGATGGAGATGAAGGCCTCAGGGCGGCCCATCTCCATGATCACCGCCTACAGCTCCTGGCAGGCCGCGATGGTCCAGGAGTCCGGCGCGGAGGTCATATTGGTTGGGGATTCGCTGGGGATGGTGGAGAAGGGCTTTTCAAGCACCGTCCCTGTTACCATGGACACCATGATAGATGCCTGCTCCGCCGTGGCCAGAGGGGTGTCCTCGCCCTTTCTGGTCGGAGACATGCCCTTTATGTCCTACGAGGTGGACCGAGCTCAGGCCGTCGCCAATGCCGGGCGGTTCATCAAGGAGGCCGGTATGGACGGGGTTAAGCTGGAGGGCGGAGTTGAGAGGGCCGACACAGTCAAGGCCATAGTGGACGCTGGCATAGCGGTGGTAGGCCACATAGGCCTGACCCCCCAGTCCGCCACGTTGCTGGGCGGCTTCAGGGTGCAGGGGAAGGACCTTGCGGGGGCGGAAAAACTTCTAGCCGACGGGAGGGCCCTACAGGATGCGGGAGCCTGCTCCATAGTCCTGGAGTGCGTTCCGGCCCCTCTTGCCGAGATACTGACCAAAGATCTGTCCATTCCTACAGTCGGCATAGGGGCGGGCAGTGGATGTGACGGCCAGGTGCTTGTTTTTCACGATATCCTCGGCCTTTACGGCGACTTTCGCCCTAAGTTCGTAAAACGGTATCTGGACGGAGGAAAGGTCCTGACCGAGGCACTGGCCTCCTACGTCTCCGACGTCAGGGAGAGATCCTTTCCGGAGGAGGGCCATTCTTTCGACATGGACCTATCGGTGCTTGAGGAGCTGAACAGGCGGTGA
- the panC gene encoding pantoate--beta-alanine ligase codes for MTLVIRSVDEVRRFISERRSQGKTVGLVPTMGYLHRGHMSLVERSLEENDVTVVSLFVNPIQFGPGEDLDRYPRDEERDLFLLQDAGVDVLFAPEADEMYHPSHSTYVDEAAISFPLCGGSRPGHFRGVCTVVLKLFNVLSPDRAYFGMKDYQQLQVINRMVRDLNVPVAVCPCPIVREADGLALSSRNVYLSKDERRSALFLSKSLSAAKDAFDGGERSAFALADLVWSVLAEGEGLTPEYVEVRDADDLSEVAEITAPVVVALAVRAGSTRLIDNVVLGG; via the coding sequence GTGACCCTAGTTATCAGATCGGTGGACGAGGTGCGTCGGTTCATATCGGAGCGTAGATCGCAGGGGAAGACGGTGGGGTTGGTCCCCACCATGGGATATCTCCACAGAGGCCATATGTCCCTGGTGGAGAGGAGCCTTGAGGAAAACGACGTGACGGTGGTGTCCCTCTTCGTCAACCCGATTCAGTTTGGCCCAGGGGAGGACCTGGACCGGTATCCCAGGGACGAGGAGAGAGATCTATTCCTCCTTCAGGACGCTGGGGTAGACGTGCTTTTCGCCCCTGAGGCGGACGAGATGTACCATCCCTCTCACTCCACCTACGTCGATGAGGCGGCAATCAGCTTCCCTCTCTGCGGAGGCTCCAGGCCCGGCCACTTCAGAGGAGTGTGTACGGTGGTGCTGAAGCTCTTCAACGTCCTGTCACCTGACAGGGCCTACTTTGGCATGAAAGACTACCAGCAGCTTCAGGTCATAAATCGGATGGTCAGGGACCTTAACGTACCGGTGGCGGTTTGCCCCTGCCCTATCGTCAGGGAGGCCGACGGACTGGCCCTGAGCAGCAGAAACGTCTATCTGTCCAAGGACGAGAGGCGTTCGGCGTTGTTCCTGTCCAAATCTCTATCCGCCGCTAAGGATGCCTTTGACGGAGGGGAGAGGTCTGCCTTCGCCCTGGCGGACCTGGTATGGTCTGTCCTGGCGGAGGGAGAGGGACTGACTCCTGAGTACGTCGAGGTCCGTGACGCCGACGATCTGTCGGAGGTCGCCGAAATAACCGCCCCAGTTGTGGTGGCCCTGGCGGTCCGAGCGGGCTCCACCAGGCTCATAGACAACGTCGTACTGGGGGGATAG
- a CDS encoding GNAT family N-acetyltransferase, with the protein MVENLDGDIGNLKVYLVQDYNVNLLKRMVNFGLGIFGDLGMDEWGLVPQIRHGNVFVLKEEDKKRIIGLAILMRDWEDMEKCYLFDYAIAEDLQGQGLGYHFLDAIIRNLKDQDFTKMGLTVDTENAPAIRLYRDKIGFDVTGENKDEYGEGHHRYIMELDFDRYNPPKL; encoded by the coding sequence GTGGTTGAGAACCTGGATGGAGACATAGGGAACCTCAAGGTCTACCTGGTGCAGGACTACAACGTTAACCTGCTCAAGAGGATGGTCAACTTTGGCCTTGGAATATTCGGAGACCTTGGGATGGACGAGTGGGGTCTGGTTCCCCAGATACGCCACGGAAACGTGTTTGTCCTGAAGGAAGAGGACAAAAAGAGGATAATCGGCCTGGCCATATTGATGAGGGACTGGGAGGACATGGAGAAGTGCTACCTCTTCGATTACGCCATAGCGGAGGACCTCCAGGGCCAGGGGCTTGGCTACCATTTCCTGGACGCCATAATTAGGAACCTGAAGGATCAGGACTTCACTAAGATGGGGCTCACCGTGGACACGGAAAACGCACCTGCTATAAGGCTATATAGGGATAAGATCGGATTTGACGTTACAGGAGAGAACAAAGACGAGTATGGAGAGGGGCACCACCGATACATAATGGAACTGGACTTCGATAGATATAACCCTCCAAAGCTGTAA
- the panD gene encoding aspartate 1-decarboxylase has product MFLNMLKCKLHGAVVTEANLEYQGSISIDRDFIDQAGFLIGEKVLVADMESGSRFETYVIEAPRGSGEICLNGAAARLGTVGDRVIVMAWVLMTEEEAISHRAKVVKIGPDRGIERVFLMDGNDR; this is encoded by the coding sequence GTGTTTTTGAACATGCTCAAGTGTAAACTCCACGGAGCGGTGGTGACCGAGGCCAACCTGGAGTATCAGGGCAGCATCTCCATAGATCGGGATTTCATCGATCAGGCGGGATTTCTCATAGGGGAAAAGGTCCTGGTCGCCGACATGGAGTCAGGTAGCCGTTTTGAGACCTACGTCATAGAGGCCCCTAGAGGAAGCGGGGAGATCTGTCTGAACGGCGCCGCAGCTCGGCTTGGGACGGTGGGAGACAGGGTCATAGTCATGGCCTGGGTCCTCATGACCGAGGAAGAGGCCATCTCCCACAGGGCCAAGGTGGTCAAGATCGGACCAGACAGAGGAATAGAGAGGGTTTTCCTCATGGACGGCAACGACCGATGA